The genomic DNA GGGGACTGCGAGTGGCTAATCGGAAAGCCGGCGACCGCGGCTCGTTGCAATGTCATCAACCGCAGACCTCGGGGTTGGCGGCGCAGTAGTCCCGGTACTCCTGCTGGTTCTGTTGATGCTCAGCATAATTATCCGTGAACTTGGTCTCGCCGGTCGCGATGTTGACGGTGACCCAGTAGTAGTAGTCGTTCTCATCCGGATTCGCGGCCGCGGAAATGGCCGCCTGCCCCGGGGAACCGATCGGCGTCGGTGGCAGCCCGGCGTGTGTGTAGGTGTTGTAGAGATTCGACTCGTCGGCCTTTTCCTCGGCCGTGAACTCGAGCGAGTACCGGTCTAGGCCGTACACGACGGCGGAATCGACCTGGAGGAACCCCCCGGTCTCCCGGTTGTTCGGATCGAGGCGATTCTCGATGGCTCCCGCCACCGTCGGATAATCGTTCTGACGCGACTCGGCCTGAACGATGCTCGCGATCTTGAGGGTGCGGTAGGCCTCGTCGGCGTCCGTGATTCCCTCGTCCGCGAGCACCTCATTCGTGGCATCGACGAGCATTTGCAGGATGTCTTCGGCGTTCGAATCGACGTCGAACCGGTACTCACCTGGGTGCAGGAAGCCTTCAAGGTTGTCGAGGTCCGCGCTCAGGCCAAAAGTATCAGGCTGCACAGCGAGTTGCTCCAGCTCGGACAGGCTGATACCCGTGGCATCGGAAATGTTGCTCAGCACGGCTCCGAGGCGGGCATTGGCTTGGATGGCTACGTAGTGCACGGGAGAATTCGCTTGGCCCAGAAGGCCCTCCACCGCTTCGCTGGCCGGGATTTTGGTCTGTAGCTCGTACTCCCCCGGGTGGATCTCTGTATTTTCCGCATCCGAGGCGGCGAGAGCCTCCAAGAAGGCGTCCTGGGACGCGACGACGCCGTCCGCCACCAATTCCGACCCCACGCGATTGGGGCCCCAGCCAGACTCCACGATAAAGGTCACATTACCCTCGCCGGGCCCCGCGAAGTCCTCGGGCTCGGCATTGAGGAGATTGTTGATGAAGAGACCAACAGACGTGGCGGCCAGCACGAACACGGTGAAGACGGAAAGCATGACGATGTTGCGACGCCGGCGCCGCCGGCGGCGCGCTGCCAAACCCTCTTGCAGACGGTGTTCGCGGTCGGCATCGGCGGCAGGGACATCCCCGGGAGGAAGCTGAGCCCGATCAGGTTCAGCTTCTGCCTCAACGGCCGCGTCTCCGGCTGCCACGGACGATGGCGATTCGACGTCTTCA from Zhihengliuella flava includes the following:
- the mltG gene encoding endolytic transglycosylase MltG, whose product is MNENDQSRRRRRAEPSAQEDSGAGAPFRRLRSGRRRLEPTAPYEVADTDDSSPSGREESGANLASAEDVESPSSVAAGDAAVEAEAEPDRAQLPPGDVPAADADREHRLQEGLAARRRRRRRRNIVMLSVFTVFVLAATSVGLFINNLLNAEPEDFAGPGEGNVTFIVESGWGPNRVGSELVADGVVASQDAFLEALAASDAENTEIHPGEYELQTKIPASEAVEGLLGQANSPVHYVAIQANARLGAVLSNISDATGISLSELEQLAVQPDTFGLSADLDNLEGFLHPGEYRFDVDSNAEDILQMLVDATNEVLADEGITDADEAYRTLKIASIVQAESRQNDYPTVAGAIENRLDPNNRETGGFLQVDSAVVYGLDRYSLEFTAEEKADESNLYNTYTHAGLPPTPIGSPGQAAISAAANPDENDYYYWVTVNIATGETKFTDNYAEHQQNQQEYRDYCAANPEVCG